A section of the Akkermansia muciniphila genome encodes:
- a CDS encoding KpsF/GutQ family sugar-phosphate isomerase — MNHLTRAKSVFEMEIEELRGVLSRLDDNFNQAVDLMSQALDRGNKIVIVGVGKSGNIGAKIVATLNSTGTPTVLLDSLNALHGDLGIVQDGDVCIAMSFSGETSELLALLPFIKRFELPIISMTGNTASSLAKYSDIVLDTGVSREACPLNLAPTSSTTAMLVMGDALAMALVEARHFTARDFAKRHPGGSLGRALLTKVGDIMRKGEEMAILPETASVNDCLKAMTTAHTGACILLTADNKLAGIFTHGDFVRAYGANPLIGEQPVSGLMTRNPIYVMEDDLAAEAVKAVSNRHIDDLVVLNAEMAPVGIIDLQDLARMKLV; from the coding sequence ATGAATCATTTAACACGCGCCAAATCCGTTTTTGAAATGGAGATTGAAGAGCTGCGCGGCGTCCTGTCCCGGCTGGATGACAATTTCAACCAGGCTGTGGACCTCATGTCCCAGGCGCTGGACCGCGGCAACAAGATCGTCATCGTAGGCGTAGGCAAATCCGGCAACATCGGAGCCAAAATCGTAGCCACCCTGAATTCCACGGGAACGCCCACCGTTCTTCTGGACTCCCTGAACGCCCTGCACGGTGACCTGGGCATTGTCCAGGACGGGGACGTCTGCATCGCGATGTCCTTCTCCGGGGAAACCTCGGAACTGCTGGCCCTGCTCCCCTTCATCAAACGCTTTGAACTGCCCATCATCTCCATGACGGGCAACACGGCCTCCTCCCTGGCCAAGTACTCGGACATCGTGCTGGACACGGGCGTTTCCCGTGAAGCCTGCCCGCTGAACCTGGCCCCCACCTCCAGCACCACGGCCATGCTCGTCATGGGGGACGCCCTTGCCATGGCCCTGGTGGAAGCGCGCCACTTCACCGCGCGGGACTTCGCCAAACGCCACCCCGGCGGCTCTCTGGGCCGCGCCCTGCTCACCAAGGTGGGCGACATCATGCGGAAGGGAGAAGAAATGGCCATCCTGCCGGAAACCGCCTCCGTGAACGACTGCCTGAAGGCGATGACCACGGCCCACACTGGCGCCTGCATCCTGCTGACGGCGGATAACAAGCTGGCCGGCATCTTTACCCACGGGGACTTTGTCCGGGCGTACGGAGCCAATCCCCTCATCGGGGAACAGCCCGTCAGCGGCCTGATGACCCGCAATCCCATTTATGTGATGGAAGACGACCTGGCCGCCGAGGCGGTAAAAGCCGTCAGCAACCGCCATATTGACGATCTGGTGGTGCTCAACGCGGAGATGGCTCCCGTAGGCATCATTGACCTTCAGGACCTCGCCAGAATGAAACTGGTCTAA
- a CDS encoding HesA/MoeB/ThiF family protein, which yields MPLTQEETERYARHLSLPELGEEGQEKLKRAHIALTGLGGLGSPAALYLAAAGVGSITLIDPDRVSLSNLQRQILHATDAEGTAKTASAARSLRALNPAVNVMEVCTRLTPENAGSLLEGCHLVLDASDNYAARFAMADAACALRLPLVYGAVKGFLGQVAVFAPHEGTACYRCLFPSGTPMEEEDTASAAGILGAHAGMIGCIQALEAVKYLAGIPSPLVGAMLSADTLRMRFTIVPLAPNPACKCRENGREGAAMKN from the coding sequence ATGCCCCTCACCCAGGAAGAAACCGAACGCTACGCAAGGCATCTTTCCCTTCCGGAACTGGGTGAGGAAGGCCAGGAAAAACTCAAACGGGCGCACATCGCCCTGACGGGCCTCGGGGGGCTTGGCTCCCCCGCGGCCCTTTATCTTGCCGCCGCAGGCGTGGGCAGCATCACCCTGATTGACCCGGACAGGGTCAGCCTTTCCAACCTCCAGCGGCAAATCCTGCACGCCACGGACGCAGAGGGCACAGCCAAGACCGCCAGCGCCGCCCGGAGCCTGCGCGCACTGAACCCCGCCGTGAACGTCATGGAAGTCTGTACCCGGCTTACGCCGGAAAACGCCGGAAGCCTGCTGGAAGGGTGCCACCTTGTTCTGGACGCTTCAGACAATTACGCGGCGCGCTTCGCCATGGCGGACGCCGCCTGCGCCCTGCGCCTTCCCCTGGTGTACGGGGCCGTGAAGGGGTTCCTGGGCCAGGTGGCCGTATTCGCCCCCCATGAGGGTACCGCCTGCTACCGCTGCCTCTTTCCCTCCGGCACGCCCATGGAGGAGGAAGACACCGCCTCCGCCGCCGGCATCCTGGGCGCGCATGCGGGCATGATCGGCTGCATCCAGGCGCTGGAAGCGGTAAAATACCTTGCCGGCATTCCCTCTCCGCTGGTGGGGGCCATGCTCTCCGCAGACACGCTGCGCATGCGCTTCACCATCGTTCCCCTGGCGCCAAACCCCGCGTGCAAATGCCGGGAAAACGGGCGTGAGGGAGCCGCAATGAAAAATTGA
- a CDS encoding HdeD family acid-resistance protein: protein MTTQPQVSSSSVSGNSWWMGILGVIELFLGFIALASPWIVGASFIWVIGIMLMVLAVVRLIHTFTVPSSRWWNLVTAILYGIAGWFLFRDPNVSLAITTLIIGWGLVIAAVFQGAIWFQTRSLAASGWRLFNVIITLILGLMVIFGWPESTAWFIGTLIAVELIFSGWTLLLYAFSGSSSRR, encoded by the coding sequence ATGACAACTCAACCTCAAGTCAGCAGCTCCTCGGTATCCGGCAACTCATGGTGGATGGGTATCCTTGGCGTGATCGAGCTATTTCTTGGCTTTATCGCCCTGGCCTCTCCCTGGATTGTCGGGGCCAGCTTCATCTGGGTAATCGGCATCATGCTGATGGTCCTGGCCGTCGTCCGGCTCATCCACACCTTCACCGTTCCCTCCTCCCGCTGGTGGAACCTGGTGACGGCCATCCTGTACGGCATCGCGGGCTGGTTCCTGTTCAGGGACCCCAATGTCTCCCTGGCCATCACCACGCTCATCATCGGGTGGGGACTGGTCATCGCAGCCGTCTTCCAGGGGGCCATCTGGTTCCAGACCCGTTCCCTGGCCGCCAGCGGCTGGCGCCTGTTTAACGTGATCATCACGCTGATCCTGGGCCTCATGGTCATCTTCGGCTGGCCTGAATCCACAGCCTGGTTCATCGGCACCCTGATTGCGGTGGAACTGATCTTCTCCGGATGGACACTGCTCCTGTACGCTTTCAGCGGCAGCTCCTCCCGCCGTTAA
- a CDS encoding alpha/beta hydrolase has protein sequence MELFTEADHLAEARYRKLLRDQPGFVWRRFSDGEELMAYVFFPPGHDAGASAPSVLFFHGGMWVGKSLGDFVPWALHLAQQGIVGIIPMFRTRGAYEVEPMDILEEGREAWAWVYGNAALLGLDPARITVAGSDAGGLMALHVALPDHPARWSLFRKKAPLPPGPAAVALFRGVCDLAAQSAFKLGGMMPPEQRDAVNPLRRVQKGLPPLFASHGGRDRLLPWRNSERLAELWRKKKNRSRFELLDVADHTFYHFNVNAAYFEQLLNSWSAFMVEQGIWEYNEGMDAGLLG, from the coding sequence ATGGAATTGTTCACGGAAGCCGATCATCTGGCGGAAGCCCGGTACAGGAAACTGTTGCGGGACCAGCCCGGCTTTGTGTGGAGGCGGTTTTCAGACGGGGAGGAACTGATGGCGTACGTCTTTTTCCCTCCCGGCCATGACGCGGGCGCGTCTGCGCCCTCCGTGTTGTTTTTCCACGGCGGCATGTGGGTGGGCAAGAGCCTGGGTGATTTTGTGCCGTGGGCTCTTCACCTTGCCCAGCAGGGTATTGTGGGCATTATCCCCATGTTCCGCACCCGGGGCGCCTATGAGGTGGAGCCCATGGATATTCTGGAAGAGGGCCGGGAAGCCTGGGCCTGGGTTTATGGAAATGCGGCCCTGCTGGGGCTGGACCCGGCGCGCATTACCGTGGCGGGGAGTGATGCGGGCGGCCTGATGGCCCTGCATGTGGCCCTGCCGGACCATCCCGCGCGCTGGTCCCTGTTCCGTAAAAAGGCCCCCCTTCCTCCCGGCCCCGCCGCCGTGGCCCTGTTCCGCGGCGTATGTGACCTGGCGGCGCAGTCTGCCTTTAAGCTGGGCGGCATGATGCCCCCGGAGCAGAGGGATGCCGTCAATCCCCTGCGGCGCGTGCAGAAAGGGCTGCCGCCCCTGTTCGCCAGCCATGGCGGAAGGGACAGGCTGCTGCCGTGGCGCAACAGCGAGCGGCTGGCGGAACTGTGGCGGAAAAAGAAGAACCGCTCCAGATTTGAGCTTCTGGATGTGGCGGACCACACATTTTACCATTTTAATGTGAATGCCGCCTACTTTGAGCAATTGCTCAACAGTTGGAGCGCCTTCATGGTGGAACAGGGCATCTGGGAGTATAACGAGGGAATGGACGCCGGATTGCTGGGCTGA
- a CDS encoding Sip1-related alpha-galactosidase: MRAFTFPALVLAALTVWTAAAQTRISSITPLPGKTARPLPVPPYQSFCWFAADRGRWPGDGNRVLPWFGKTAPGNLLDSKPNPSTAKPGDHAMFALFHLKDGSFMAVLPVATPDSLAWLKLDGDGRFLVEYGTLGTSTVKPQPVLAVTAVDKDIYRACSAAWNKALSLPFIKGRTFPREKKAYPEPFKYLGWCSWEQYKKNISSKLLEQTARQLEASPIPVRWILVDDGFQTEKDLKLISFQTNQEKFPQGWEPLMKHKSPKLKWMGLWNCYYGLWNGIHPKHQLDAQTARGLVTTSKGKILPGDGPGGAGAFYGPFLQSVKNAGFDFVKIDVQAEYLKHTDGLDNPVHHNTKCSEALEQACRKTGLSLMNCMAQGTVNIQNTRYSAITRCSIDYKLGDEAMGKSHILQSYANTLWLGQTAWPDHDMFHSTDPTSARLMAVSKAVSGGPVYLSDPADKLNPENIMPLVWSDGLLLRPLAPAVPLPDSVFLDAMNENRLYRVIAPLPGQSAAVVLYNLRHPSPSEPVLGRISLADYKNAAALLNGKAAEAYAVLPPEGIAAYSAEGGRALTQDQPDLDVELTGFKDRLFIMAPIVRGWSVIGRGDKFLAPCALAAVPEYGADTLRFRVKESGPVVVWHGKGAVKAGSTPVRDLGNGFYELQFPVSDRPLDVTVTAE, encoded by the coding sequence ATGAGAGCGTTTACCTTCCCTGCCCTTGTTCTGGCGGCCCTGACCGTCTGGACCGCCGCAGCCCAGACCCGGATATCTTCCATTACTCCCTTGCCGGGGAAAACCGCACGTCCCCTGCCGGTTCCTCCATACCAGTCCTTCTGCTGGTTCGCGGCGGACCGGGGGCGCTGGCCCGGGGACGGCAACCGGGTTCTGCCCTGGTTCGGCAAGACAGCTCCCGGCAACCTGCTGGACAGCAAACCGAACCCCAGCACAGCCAAGCCCGGGGACCACGCCATGTTCGCGCTGTTCCACCTGAAGGACGGGAGTTTCATGGCGGTGCTGCCCGTCGCCACCCCCGACTCCCTCGCGTGGCTGAAGCTTGACGGGGACGGCAGGTTTCTGGTGGAATACGGAACGCTGGGAACTTCCACGGTAAAACCGCAGCCTGTCCTGGCCGTCACCGCCGTGGACAAGGATATTTACCGCGCCTGTTCCGCCGCATGGAACAAGGCCCTCTCCCTTCCCTTCATCAAGGGAAGAACCTTCCCGCGTGAAAAAAAGGCCTATCCGGAACCGTTCAAGTACCTGGGCTGGTGCAGCTGGGAGCAGTATAAAAAGAATATTTCCTCCAAACTGCTTGAACAGACAGCCCGCCAGCTGGAGGCCTCACCCATTCCCGTCCGGTGGATACTGGTGGATGACGGCTTCCAGACCGAGAAGGACCTTAAACTGATCAGTTTCCAGACCAATCAGGAGAAGTTCCCCCAGGGATGGGAGCCCCTGATGAAGCACAAGAGCCCCAAATTGAAATGGATGGGGTTGTGGAACTGTTACTATGGCCTGTGGAACGGCATCCATCCCAAACACCAGCTGGACGCCCAGACGGCCCGCGGGCTGGTCACCACCTCCAAGGGGAAAATCCTTCCCGGTGACGGCCCCGGAGGAGCAGGGGCGTTTTACGGGCCGTTCCTCCAGTCCGTCAAGAACGCCGGGTTCGATTTCGTGAAGATCGACGTGCAGGCGGAATACCTTAAGCATACGGATGGATTGGACAATCCGGTGCACCACAACACCAAGTGCTCGGAGGCCCTGGAGCAGGCCTGCCGTAAAACGGGGCTCAGCCTGATGAATTGCATGGCGCAGGGCACCGTCAATATCCAGAATACCCGCTACAGCGCCATCACCCGGTGCAGCATTGACTACAAGCTGGGGGATGAAGCCATGGGCAAGTCCCACATCCTCCAGTCCTACGCCAATACGCTCTGGCTGGGGCAGACCGCGTGGCCGGACCATGACATGTTCCATTCCACGGACCCCACCAGCGCGCGCCTCATGGCCGTTTCCAAGGCCGTATCCGGGGGCCCCGTCTACCTTTCAGACCCGGCTGACAAGCTCAACCCGGAAAACATCATGCCCCTGGTCTGGTCCGACGGCCTTCTGCTGCGGCCGCTGGCCCCTGCCGTCCCCCTGCCGGATTCCGTCTTTCTGGACGCCATGAACGAGAACCGCCTGTACCGGGTGATCGCCCCGCTGCCCGGTCAAAGCGCCGCCGTGGTGCTGTACAACCTCAGGCACCCCTCTCCGTCAGAACCGGTCCTCGGCAGGATTTCCCTGGCGGATTACAAAAATGCCGCCGCCCTGCTGAACGGCAAGGCGGCGGAGGCGTATGCCGTCCTTCCCCCGGAAGGGATCGCCGCCTATTCCGCGGAAGGCGGCCGCGCTCTGACCCAGGACCAGCCGGACCTGGACGTGGAGCTCACGGGCTTCAAGGACCGCCTGTTCATCATGGCGCCCATCGTCCGGGGCTGGTCCGTCATCGGCAGAGGTGACAAGTTCCTCGCCCCGTGCGCCCTGGCCGCCGTTCCGGAATACGGGGCGGACACCCTGCGTTTCCGCGTCAAGGAATCCGGCCCGGTAGTCGTCTGGCATGGAAAAGGCGCCGTCAAGGCGGGAAGTACCCCTGTCAGGGACCTGGGGAACGGCTTTTATGAATTGCAATTTCCCGTCTCCGACCGTCCGCTGGACGTCACGGTGACGGCTGAATGA
- a CDS encoding acyltransferase family protein, producing MPSTSPAPVRSSRLHSLDALRGLDMLIILGLDALVLLLASRNPENAFLQEAGRQMTHAAWGGLRLYDLVFPVFVFISGVSMSFSLARHADGNGSAVPGLLKIWKRALILALLGMLVNGTLTWTEDMRYASVLGLIGLSCAIAGTCVLLLRRQGPVAAAGAALLALVAVLQFTGGNFTPGGSVNSWVDTHWLPGRLHGGTFDPEGPLCIVSAAALCLGGWLAGNQLRKNRERPMRFCLLTLAAGMLLFWGALMLDGVYPIIKSMWTGTFVLAAAGASLIALSLFHLAVDVWKGGSWAFPLRIIGLNALAAYLIHTLVNVHELNNRIFSGAADFFPSVQPVLLAASLLLLQWLVLFAFFRRSLFIKL from the coding sequence ATGCCTTCCACCTCTCCAGCTCCCGTCCGCTCCTCCAGGCTGCATTCCCTGGACGCCCTGCGCGGGCTGGACATGCTCATCATCCTGGGGCTGGACGCCCTGGTCCTGCTGCTGGCCTCCAGAAACCCGGAAAACGCCTTCCTCCAGGAAGCCGGACGCCAGATGACCCACGCCGCATGGGGAGGGCTGCGGCTGTATGACCTGGTATTCCCCGTTTTCGTGTTCATCTCCGGCGTTTCCATGTCCTTCTCCCTGGCAAGGCATGCGGACGGGAACGGCTCTGCCGTTCCGGGACTGCTCAAGATATGGAAACGCGCCCTCATCCTGGCCCTGCTGGGCATGCTCGTCAACGGAACGCTCACGTGGACGGAGGACATGCGGTATGCGTCCGTGCTGGGGCTGATCGGCCTTTCCTGCGCCATCGCGGGCACCTGCGTTCTGCTGCTCCGGCGGCAGGGCCCCGTGGCTGCTGCCGGAGCAGCGCTGCTGGCCCTGGTGGCCGTTCTCCAATTCACGGGCGGCAATTTCACGCCTGGCGGCTCCGTCAATTCATGGGTGGACACACACTGGCTCCCCGGGCGCCTGCACGGGGGAACCTTTGATCCGGAGGGGCCTCTCTGCATCGTCTCCGCCGCCGCGCTGTGCCTGGGCGGCTGGCTGGCGGGCAACCAGCTCCGGAAAAACCGGGAACGGCCCATGCGCTTCTGCCTTCTGACGCTGGCCGCGGGCATGCTGCTGTTCTGGGGCGCCCTGATGCTGGACGGCGTTTATCCCATCATTAAAAGCATGTGGACGGGAACCTTCGTCCTGGCCGCAGCCGGGGCCTCCCTGATCGCCCTGTCCCTGTTCCACCTGGCCGTGGATGTGTGGAAGGGCGGTTCATGGGCCTTCCCCCTCCGCATCATCGGCCTGAACGCGCTGGCCGCGTACCTGATTCACACCCTGGTGAACGTGCATGAGCTGAACAACCGCATTTTCAGCGGCGCGGCGGATTTTTTCCCTTCCGTGCAACCCGTCCTTCTCGCCGCCTCCCTTCTGCTGCTGCAATGGCTGGTTTTATTTGCCTTCTTCCGGCGCAGCCTGTTCATTAAACTGTAA
- a CDS encoding L,D-transpeptidase, producing MEEEGKAGRMPRTPLSFLLFLCVSLVLAACSSTPKTPHGKPLMKDGRYASSYDAFVADPQYRFTRDIWYHDGRIRQAQTKNSKIVVRLKDQRGVLWVNGEPAMDFPVCTGKSTHETPRGRFTIIQKDADYRSRSYGSVFDASGVCVNSDATSSSRVPSGGKFIGAKMPLWMRIHGGIGLHVGTVYRDANSHGCIRVPVEACRILFDKCGMGTTVIVQE from the coding sequence ATGGAGGAAGAAGGTAAAGCAGGCCGCATGCCGCGCACCCCTCTTTCTTTTCTTCTTTTCCTGTGTGTCTCCCTGGTGCTGGCTGCCTGTTCCTCCACGCCGAAGACCCCGCATGGCAAGCCGTTGATGAAGGACGGCAGGTACGCCTCTTCCTATGACGCTTTTGTGGCGGATCCCCAGTACCGTTTTACGCGTGACATCTGGTATCATGACGGGCGCATCCGCCAGGCGCAGACGAAGAACAGCAAAATCGTGGTCCGTCTGAAGGACCAGCGCGGCGTGCTGTGGGTGAACGGTGAGCCCGCCATGGATTTTCCCGTATGCACGGGCAAATCCACCCATGAGACGCCCCGCGGCAGGTTCACGATCATCCAGAAGGATGCGGACTACCGTTCCCGGTCCTACGGCAGTGTATTTGATGCAAGCGGCGTGTGCGTGAATTCGGACGCCACTTCTTCTTCCCGCGTGCCGTCCGGCGGCAAATTCATTGGGGCCAAGATGCCGCTGTGGATGCGCATCCACGGGGGAATAGGGCTGCATGTGGGAACCGTGTACCGGGACGCCAACTCCCACGGGTGCATCCGGGTGCCGGTGGAGGCATGCCGCATTTTGTTTGACAAATGCGGCATGGGAACAACCGTAATAGTTCAGGAATAA
- a CDS encoding peptidoglycan D,D-transpeptidase FtsI family protein — translation MKMKVLIRSLALLAGLAALTAHTALGQASSRHSSSRGGTPVRQAAAEQRGEDDAVETVDLGDKKRESGTASGEREGVADAPEMPTETDKEQNGLDSLSLIPSLNGGRLDAAREAHTSTRPSARTMALLIPAPRGPILDRHGEPLAVTTVAYQLALRFEIFENPDRSRVVEFGRNCLEQAKKIAGKAWSFSDDQLWKHYEHRRWLPLPLTNVIRAEEAEKLKDKVKGVRGLQLLPIYIRSYPEKAIAGHIIGYVGSKGKLPTGPINHMDPLWEQVEGRAGLEKEFNKDLTGTPGVWRLMFDEDGNKILDELQIRPKPGGAIVTTLNLKWQQDAERILSRGKRRGAMVVLDCVTGEVLVMASTPSYDPNMFIPNISQKDYDALRNDPAGPLGARAFQGRYPPASTFKVMTVASALKNNKITENTQIYCPAAITIGNHVFNNWSKTPLGDINCIRALAMSNNPFMYQMGLKLGAEALMDTARAFGLGERTGLPIPDDPGLVPTSEYMVRNYKRDFMSGDAANLSIGQGTLLVTPLQVAHMMSGVANGYLPRLQLIKQIQDGNANVIYAPKPQEVQRPLPAYERALASVRKGMREVIENGTGGRARLSYSSIAGKSGTAQWGPEREDKRLAWFAGFMPCDNPRFAYVVLYEGRAHERLGGGAAAAPIVKEFFETEKKDIKAIIDPPKDDIPVAEPVEETPETAAAALRERGESPAVVPDNLPPGLYDPEGMEPIKVHEIPADLDDSSDAEIKATPVGGSRSAAPSAPPLSEDPSAAPLRPRRGDSDYIPGLPRQIPRNLNHSSPVTAPAPKAPMPEDDIPMAEPL, via the coding sequence ATGAAAATGAAGGTTCTGATACGTTCCCTGGCATTGCTGGCCGGGCTTGCCGCCTTGACGGCGCATACGGCTTTGGGCCAGGCCTCGTCCCGTCATTCGTCTTCCCGCGGGGGGACGCCCGTGCGCCAGGCCGCGGCGGAACAGCGCGGAGAGGATGACGCCGTGGAAACGGTGGACCTGGGGGATAAGAAGAGGGAATCCGGCACGGCTTCCGGTGAACGTGAAGGCGTGGCCGACGCTCCGGAAATGCCCACGGAGACGGACAAGGAGCAGAATGGCCTGGATTCCCTTTCCCTGATACCATCCCTCAATGGAGGGAGGCTGGACGCGGCGCGGGAGGCGCATACCAGCACCCGGCCTTCCGCCCGGACCATGGCCCTGCTGATTCCTGCCCCGCGCGGCCCCATCCTGGACCGCCACGGAGAGCCTCTGGCCGTGACCACTGTGGCCTACCAGCTGGCCCTGCGGTTTGAAATTTTTGAAAACCCCGACCGCTCCCGGGTGGTGGAATTCGGGCGCAACTGCCTGGAACAGGCCAAGAAAATTGCCGGAAAGGCGTGGTCCTTTTCCGATGACCAGCTCTGGAAGCATTATGAGCACCGCCGCTGGCTGCCTCTACCCCTTACCAACGTCATCCGCGCGGAGGAAGCGGAAAAACTGAAGGACAAGGTGAAAGGGGTGCGCGGCCTCCAGCTGCTGCCCATTTACATCCGTTCCTACCCGGAAAAGGCGATTGCCGGCCACATCATCGGTTATGTGGGGTCCAAGGGGAAACTTCCTACCGGACCCATCAACCACATGGACCCCCTCTGGGAGCAGGTGGAAGGCCGTGCGGGGCTGGAAAAGGAATTCAACAAGGACCTGACCGGAACGCCCGGCGTATGGCGCCTGATGTTTGACGAAGACGGCAACAAAATTCTGGACGAACTGCAGATACGGCCCAAGCCCGGCGGCGCGATCGTCACCACCCTGAACCTGAAATGGCAGCAGGACGCGGAACGCATCCTTTCCCGCGGCAAGAGGCGCGGCGCCATGGTGGTGCTGGACTGCGTAACGGGTGAAGTGCTGGTGATGGCCTCCACGCCGTCCTATGACCCGAACATGTTCATCCCGAACATTTCCCAGAAGGATTACGACGCCCTGCGCAACGACCCCGCCGGGCCCCTGGGCGCCCGTGCCTTCCAGGGCCGCTACCCTCCCGCCTCCACCTTCAAGGTGATGACCGTGGCCAGCGCGCTGAAGAACAACAAAATCACGGAAAACACGCAGATCTACTGTCCGGCGGCTATCACGATCGGCAACCACGTCTTCAACAACTGGAGCAAAACACCCCTGGGAGACATCAACTGCATCCGCGCCCTGGCGATGTCCAACAACCCGTTCATGTACCAGATGGGCCTGAAGCTGGGTGCGGAAGCCCTGATGGATACGGCCCGCGCCTTCGGCCTGGGGGAACGGACAGGGCTCCCCATTCCGGATGATCCCGGCCTGGTGCCCACCAGCGAATACATGGTCCGCAACTACAAGCGTGATTTCATGTCCGGAGACGCCGCCAACCTGTCCATCGGCCAGGGAACCCTGCTGGTCACGCCGCTCCAGGTGGCCCACATGATGTCCGGCGTGGCGAACGGCTACCTGCCCCGGCTTCAGCTCATCAAGCAGATTCAGGACGGCAACGCCAACGTCATTTACGCCCCCAAGCCCCAGGAAGTCCAGCGCCCCCTGCCTGCTTATGAACGCGCCCTGGCCAGCGTGCGCAAGGGCATGAGGGAAGTGATTGAAAACGGCACGGGGGGGCGTGCGCGCCTGTCCTATTCCAGCATCGCCGGGAAGTCCGGAACGGCCCAGTGGGGGCCGGAACGGGAAGACAAGCGTCTGGCCTGGTTTGCCGGATTCATGCCTTGTGACAATCCCCGTTTCGCCTATGTGGTGCTGTATGAAGGCCGCGCCCACGAACGGCTGGGCGGCGGCGCTGCCGCTGCTCCCATCGTGAAGGAATTCTTTGAGACGGAAAAGAAGGACATCAAGGCCATCATTGATCCTCCCAAGGATGATATTCCCGTGGCGGAACCGGTGGAGGAAACCCCTGAAACGGCTGCCGCAGCCCTCCGGGAACGCGGGGAGTCCCCCGCCGTGGTGCCGGATAACCTGCCTCCCGGCCTGTATGATCCGGAAGGGATGGAGCCCATCAAGGTTCATGAGATACCCGCAGACCTGGATGATTCTTCCGATGCGGAAATCAAGGCTACTCCGGTAGGCGGCTCCCGTTCCGCCGCACCATCCGCGCCTCCCCTTTCGGAAGACCCTTCCGCCGCTCCCCTGAGGCCGCGCCGCGGTGATTCAGACTACATTCCGGGCCTTCCCCGGCAAATCCCCCGTAATCTCAACCATTCCTCCCCTGTGACCGCCCCGGCGCCTAAGGCCCCCATGCCGGAGGATGACATCCCCATGGCGGAGCCGCTTTAA